In a single window of the Rhodamnia argentea isolate NSW1041297 chromosome 2, ASM2092103v1, whole genome shotgun sequence genome:
- the LOC115751427 gene encoding ethylene-responsive transcription factor ERF014: MVKSEPEPSMPSSNALRKKYKGVRMRSWGSWVSEIRAPNQKTRIWLGSYSTAEAAARAYDAALLCIKGSSATLNFPLSSSHHHVPPNASMSPKSIQRVAAAAAAAANGGGADHNVAVAAAATPPSFVSSPSMCSSPTDQPDDEVLLAQCVGAYPPSESMDMMDFWCNYDALQSPKYVDQVMYNNIAAASFGPPTVEELLEEAEEIRLWSFC, translated from the coding sequence ATGGTGAAGAGTGAGCCGGAGCCATCCATGCCATCATCCAATGCATTGAGGAAGAAGTACAAGGGAGTGAGGATGAGAAGCTGGGGCTCCTGGGTCTCCGAGATAAGAGCGCCGAACCAGAAGACAAGGATTTGGCTGGGCTCTTATTCCACCGCCGAGGCGGCGGCCAGAGCCTATGATGCTGCTCTCCTCTGCATCAAGGGCTCTTCCGCCACTTTGAACttccctctctcctcctcaCACCACCATGTCCCACCCAATGCCTCCATGTCCCCCAAGTCCATCCAGcgagtcgccgccgccgccgccgccgctgcaaATGGTGGTGGTGCTGACCATAATGTCGCTGTCGCCGCTGCTGCCACCCCTCCCTCATTTGTCTCTTCCCCCTCCATGTGTTCCTCGCCGACGGATCAGCCGGACGACGAAGTGTTGCTCGCGCAATGCGTCGGGGCGTACCCTCCTAGCGAATCGATGGACATGATGGATTTCTGGTGCAACTATGATGCCCTCCAATCGCCCAAGTACGTGGATCAAGTAATGTACAATAACATCGCCGCGGCGTCGTTTGGTCCTCCCACGGTTGAGGAGCTCTTGGAAGAAGCTGAAGAAATCCGGCTATGGAGCTTCTGttga